A part of Pirellulales bacterium genomic DNA contains:
- a CDS encoding YkgJ family cysteine cluster protein, with the protein METTVKRKIRREELPVGECLCDHCPAKCCNYLAAPIDTPETQQDFDYIRWYLLHHNATVFVEDGSWYLLVYSQCRHLRPDNRCGIYETRPQICRDYSTDNCEYEDDWVYEKYFETPEQVEEYMEVVLPRDSGHSFRSRRPPLLPILA; encoded by the coding sequence ATGGAAACGACCGTGAAGCGGAAGATCCGCCGCGAAGAATTGCCCGTGGGCGAATGCCTGTGCGATCACTGCCCGGCCAAGTGCTGCAATTACCTGGCGGCGCCGATCGACACTCCGGAAACGCAGCAGGACTTCGACTACATCCGTTGGTACTTGTTGCACCATAACGCCACGGTGTTCGTCGAGGATGGCAGTTGGTACCTGTTGGTCTACTCGCAGTGCCGTCACTTGCGTCCCGACAACCGCTGCGGGATTTATGAAACGCGGCCGCAAATCTGCCGCGATTATTCCACCGACAATTGCGAATACGAAGACGATTGGGTGTACGAGAAATACTTCGAAACGCCGGAGCAGGTCGAAGAATACATGGAGGTCGTGCTACCGCGCGACAGCGGCCACAGTTTCCGCAGCCGCCGGCCACCGCTGCTGCCAATCCTTGCGTGA
- a CDS encoding formyltransferase family protein — translation MQVHITALGPDNCGLADPIVHYVTGQGANIAEIQMYDHDEERVFAMLLRVQLAADRLPALREAMREIGTRTGLSIRVWSPDERADRPRLAICTTLRHEPALALLRALRDGRIKADAALMLGNRPNCRSLAEQFGVDWHAIGDEQGAADDERMIALCDEYNVDYIVLARYMRVLPPSSCWKYAGGRIINLHHGLLPSFPGIRPYHEAFASRMLTYGATCHFIVPDLDAGNQIIHQATFTVPPGMPLDDIIRIGQEDNEPNCLVEGVRRVVDREVRLHFHRVVASK, via the coding sequence ATGCAAGTTCACATCACCGCTCTCGGGCCGGACAACTGCGGGCTGGCCGATCCGATCGTGCATTACGTGACGGGCCAAGGCGCCAATATCGCCGAGATCCAGATGTACGATCACGATGAGGAGCGCGTCTTCGCCATGCTCTTGCGCGTACAGTTGGCCGCCGATCGGCTGCCGGCCCTGCGCGAAGCGATGCGCGAGATCGGCACGCGCACCGGGCTGTCGATCCGCGTCTGGTCTCCTGACGAGCGTGCCGACCGCCCGCGCCTCGCGATTTGCACCACCCTGCGGCACGAGCCGGCACTGGCGCTGTTGCGCGCCCTGCGTGACGGGCGGATCAAGGCCGATGCGGCGCTCATGCTGGGCAATCGCCCCAATTGCCGCTCGCTGGCCGAGCAATTTGGCGTCGACTGGCACGCAATCGGCGACGAGCAAGGCGCGGCCGATGACGAACGCATGATCGCGCTGTGCGACGAGTACAATGTCGACTACATCGTCCTGGCCCGCTATATGCGCGTGCTCCCGCCGTCGAGTTGCTGGAAATACGCCGGTGGGCGGATCATCAATCTGCACCACGGCCTGCTGCCGAGCTTCCCGGGCATTCGACCGTATCACGAGGCTTTCGCCAGCCGCATGTTGACCTACGGCGCGACGTGCCACTTTATCGTGCCCGACCTCGACGCCGGCAACCAGATCATCCATCAAGCGACGTTCACCGTGCCGCCCGGCATGCCGCTGGATGACATCATCCGCATCGGGCAAGAAGATAACGAGCCGAATTGCCTCGTCGAAGGGGTGCGGCGCGTCGTCGATCGCGAAGTGCGCTTGCACTTCCATCGCGTCGTGGCTTCGAAATAG
- the hisS gene encoding histidine--tRNA ligase — protein MNRPTRIEPRTLKGFRDYLPATAIPRERIMEIARRVYRSYGFSPIDTPALEYLEILTGKGSDETDKQLYRFQDPGERWVGMRFDLTVPLARFVAQHANELGMPFKRYHIATVWRGENTQHGRYREFMQCDFDTIGTQGIASDIETVLVMHDLLRAIGFEDFTIHINNRQVLRGLLERAGLTEQSVAVLRAIDKLAKIGPQKVVEEIVATAGASETQARQVVQMAELQGENERVLAELAPLVAGSETGQAGAARLAELLHATQAAGLPARRLKLDVSIARGLDYYTGVVFETFLDRLPKLGSVCSGGRYDNLAELYTSQQLPGVGASLGLDRLLAGMEELGMIEQVSTPAEIFIPLFDAKLLEHYLALAAQVRRAGFGVELYPEAKKLGQQLKYADRRGFSVAIIIGENELADNVCQVKLLSTGETATASLADGAKQLVAELHRLLTSEKK, from the coding sequence TTGAACCGTCCGACACGCATTGAGCCGCGCACGCTGAAGGGCTTTCGCGATTACCTGCCCGCTACCGCGATTCCGCGCGAGCGGATCATGGAGATCGCGCGGCGCGTCTACCGTTCGTACGGCTTCAGCCCGATCGATACGCCCGCGCTTGAATACCTGGAGATCCTGACCGGCAAGGGAAGCGACGAAACCGATAAGCAACTGTACCGCTTTCAAGACCCGGGCGAGCGCTGGGTCGGCATGCGTTTCGACCTGACGGTGCCGCTGGCTCGTTTCGTGGCCCAGCATGCCAACGAATTGGGGATGCCTTTCAAGCGCTACCACATCGCCACCGTATGGCGCGGCGAGAATACGCAGCACGGCCGGTACCGCGAGTTCATGCAGTGCGATTTCGATACGATCGGCACGCAGGGCATCGCCTCGGATATTGAAACCGTGCTGGTCATGCACGACCTGCTGCGGGCGATCGGCTTCGAAGACTTTACGATCCACATCAATAACCGGCAGGTGCTGCGCGGACTGCTCGAGCGCGCGGGCCTGACCGAGCAGTCCGTAGCCGTCTTGCGGGCGATTGACAAGCTGGCCAAGATCGGTCCACAAAAGGTCGTGGAAGAGATCGTCGCCACGGCCGGCGCGAGCGAAACGCAGGCGCGGCAAGTCGTGCAGATGGCCGAGTTGCAGGGGGAAAACGAGCGCGTTTTGGCGGAACTGGCGCCACTGGTCGCCGGCAGCGAGACCGGCCAGGCCGGAGCGGCACGGCTGGCCGAACTGTTGCACGCGACTCAAGCTGCTGGCCTTCCCGCGCGACGATTGAAGCTCGACGTCTCGATCGCTCGGGGACTCGATTATTACACCGGGGTCGTCTTCGAGACATTTCTCGATCGGTTGCCCAAGCTGGGAAGTGTCTGCTCGGGCGGGCGCTACGATAACCTGGCCGAGCTGTACACGAGCCAACAACTGCCAGGTGTGGGCGCATCGCTCGGCTTGGATCGTCTGTTGGCCGGCATGGAAGAGCTGGGCATGATCGAGCAGGTGTCGACACCGGCCGAAATCTTCATCCCGCTGTTCGACGCCAAGCTGCTCGAGCACTATCTCGCGCTGGCCGCGCAAGTGCGTCGCGCCGGCTTCGGCGTGGAACTCTACCCCGAGGCCAAGAAGCTGGGCCAGCAACTGAAATACGCCGACCGTCGCGGCTTTAGCGTGGCAATCATCATCGGCGAGAATGAATTGGCCGACAACGTCTGCCAGGTTAAGCTGCTGTCGACCGGCGAGACGGCCACGGCGTCATTGGCCGATGGCGCAAAACAGCTAGTCGCCGAATTGCACCGATTGCTCACGTCAGAGAAGAAGTAG
- a CDS encoding fatty acid desaturase: protein MPPHFTSRSSLASSVLTTKAKLSSPMSRPATAAGSRVLWTYVAGVGTYHALATLALFPWFFSWTGVCLAVAGLYVFGTLGINLCYHRLLTHRSFDCPKWLEHALSLLGVCCLQDSPARWVIAHRIHHQHSDDQPDPHSPLVNFLWGHMGWLFVENHATKSAGACDRYARDILRDPFYMRLERNLLWLQINMLQAAIFFLAGLGFALLAGDTRAAAVQFGASVLVWGVFVRTVAVWHITWSVNSLTHICGYRSYETGENSRNNWFVALISNGEGWHNNHHADQRSAAHGHRWYEVDITYLTIRALAAVGLARNCIGPNRRLLEGASIDGTAIAGAVIGAPASNRVAAFRGASVGSLSGDVIID from the coding sequence ATGCCGCCGCATTTCACGTCGCGCAGCTCACTTGCATCCTCGGTCCTGACCACGAAGGCGAAGCTCTCGTCGCCCATGTCGCGTCCGGCCACGGCGGCGGGCAGCCGCGTGTTGTGGACGTACGTGGCGGGCGTGGGTACATACCACGCCCTGGCGACGCTGGCTCTCTTCCCCTGGTTCTTCTCCTGGACAGGCGTTTGCCTGGCCGTGGCCGGTTTGTACGTCTTCGGCACGCTGGGCATCAATCTCTGTTATCACCGCCTGCTCACGCACCGCAGTTTCGATTGTCCGAAGTGGCTGGAACACGCGCTTTCCCTATTGGGTGTCTGTTGCCTGCAGGATTCGCCGGCCCGTTGGGTCATCGCCCACCGCATTCATCATCAGCACTCGGACGACCAGCCCGACCCTCACTCGCCGCTGGTGAACTTTCTGTGGGGGCACATGGGCTGGCTGTTCGTGGAGAACCACGCCACGAAATCCGCGGGTGCCTGCGATCGCTATGCGCGCGACATCCTTCGCGACCCGTTCTACATGCGGCTCGAGCGGAATCTGCTGTGGCTGCAAATCAATATGCTACAAGCAGCGATCTTCTTTCTGGCCGGGCTGGGATTCGCGCTGCTGGCCGGAGATACGCGAGCCGCCGCCGTGCAATTCGGGGCGAGTGTACTCGTGTGGGGCGTCTTCGTACGAACCGTCGCCGTGTGGCATATCACCTGGAGCGTGAATTCGCTGACGCACATTTGCGGCTATCGGAGCTACGAGACCGGCGAAAACAGCCGCAACAATTGGTTCGTGGCGCTCATTTCCAACGGCGAAGGTTGGCACAACAACCATCACGCCGACCAGCGCAGCGCCGCCCACGGACATCGCTGGTACGAAGTGGACATCACCTACCTGACGATTCGCGCGCTGGCGGCGGTCGGGTTGGCGCGCAATTGCATCGGGCCCAACCGCCGCTTGCTCGAAGGCGCTTCGATTGACGGGACGGCGATCGCCGGGGCCGTGATCGGCGCGCCGGCGAGCAACCGCGTGGCGGCGTTCCGCGGCGCGTCGGTTGGCAGCTTGTCGGGCGACGTAATCATCGACTGA
- a CDS encoding lipopolysaccharide biosynthesis protein, whose protein sequence is MSSERIENSDALNPAFSRKGLREAVRHGSRRTLFAQLASHLISLIVLASLYHLIAPGDFGLIGMALPVIMFLRVFTSLGMNVATVQSRDLTPALISRLFWLHVALGTATAVAAAAVAPAVAWFYREPQVRIVLVALAATSLASAVGLQHIALLERNLRLGSAAACRLAGQGIGGLLAIALAVAGWGVWALVIQQYVELLALAVLAWYLEPWRPSLSRGRETVKHTLRFGGYFTTTQIVLNLLANADKILVGFLLGREALGFYSQAYNVMTKPIVVLTTPLTSIMLPALSRAAHDPPNYSQIVLGFQRLLAVASFPAGIGLMIVGRETMLALGGPQWVDAGPLLMILAATILVQGFINMAGTIFISAGHWRAMLVGSLAMLAALVPGLLAGYLAGRAIGDAMPGVHWIPSDVSDAAHDWLPPMLGMAWGFSLTTCLILFLPYMLFCLRLVDVSPADWTRQLARPALAALGMGAIVLITRVILVSQVALGPAALLLAEIAVGVAAYLLLASREIRWCLEQIRRF, encoded by the coding sequence ATGTCCAGCGAGCGGATCGAAAACAGCGACGCGCTCAATCCGGCCTTTTCGCGAAAAGGCTTGCGCGAGGCCGTGCGCCACGGCAGCCGGCGCACGTTGTTCGCCCAACTGGCGTCGCACTTGATCTCGCTCATCGTGCTGGCGAGCCTGTACCACCTAATCGCGCCGGGCGATTTCGGGCTGATCGGCATGGCGCTGCCGGTGATCATGTTTTTGCGCGTCTTCACGTCGCTGGGCATGAACGTGGCCACGGTGCAATCGCGCGACTTGACCCCTGCCTTGATCTCGCGCTTGTTCTGGCTGCACGTGGCGCTGGGGACGGCCACGGCCGTGGCCGCCGCAGCCGTCGCGCCCGCCGTCGCCTGGTTCTATCGCGAGCCGCAGGTGAGGATCGTGCTCGTGGCCTTGGCGGCAACAAGCCTGGCCAGCGCCGTCGGGCTGCAGCATATCGCGCTCTTGGAACGCAACCTCCGGCTGGGAAGCGCCGCTGCTTGCCGGCTGGCGGGCCAGGGAATTGGCGGCCTGCTGGCCATTGCCTTGGCCGTGGCGGGGTGGGGCGTGTGGGCGCTGGTCATTCAACAATACGTCGAACTACTGGCGCTGGCCGTCCTGGCCTGGTACCTGGAACCTTGGCGCCCGTCGCTGAGTCGCGGACGTGAAACAGTGAAGCACACCTTGCGGTTCGGTGGTTACTTCACGACCACGCAGATTGTGCTGAATCTGCTCGCCAATGCCGACAAAATCCTGGTCGGCTTCTTGCTCGGGCGCGAAGCGCTGGGCTTCTACAGCCAGGCCTACAACGTGATGACCAAGCCGATCGTCGTGCTCACCACGCCGCTGACGAGCATCATGCTGCCGGCGCTGTCGCGGGCCGCCCACGATCCGCCGAACTACAGTCAGATCGTCCTCGGCTTTCAGCGACTGCTGGCCGTGGCCAGCTTCCCCGCAGGCATCGGCCTGATGATCGTCGGCCGAGAAACCATGTTGGCCCTGGGAGGTCCGCAATGGGTCGACGCCGGACCGCTCCTGATGATCCTGGCGGCCACGATCCTCGTGCAGGGCTTCATCAACATGGCCGGCACGATCTTCATCTCGGCCGGGCACTGGCGCGCCATGCTCGTCGGCTCGCTGGCCATGCTCGCCGCCCTGGTCCCGGGGCTCCTGGCGGGTTACCTGGCCGGCCGCGCCATCGGCGACGCCATGCCAGGCGTGCATTGGATCCCGTCCGACGTTTCGGACGCCGCGCACGATTGGCTGCCGCCCATGCTCGGCATGGCGTGGGGGTTTTCGCTCACGACCTGCCTGATCCTCTTCTTGCCGTACATGCTGTTCTGCTTGCGGTTGGTCGACGTTTCACCGGCCGACTGGACAAGGCAACTGGCTCGACCCGCCCTGGCGGCGCTTGGTATGGGTGCGATCGTTCTCATCACCCGCGTGATTCTGGTGAGTCAGGTCGCCTTGGGGCCGGCCGCGCTATTGCTCGCCGAAATCGCGGTGGGCGTGGCCGCGTATCTGCTCTTGGCCTCGCGCGAGATACGCTGGTGCCTGGAGCAGATTCGGCGCTTTTGA
- a CDS encoding NRDE family protein: MCLLALLYQQIPDAPLAIAANREEFFDRPFLPPRVAGTRCRYLAGIDQRAGGTWLGVNERGLVVAVTNRPKAIVPERPRSRGLLTCDLLEMTTIADAAAHLRRELVSGHYAGANFLLAAANAGLIFEAGDTLCETPLRPGLHLVTNGPANDPADSRQQLAREMFAAAQPKDTASFLEIARRVCRQGPDAAGRSIIVRRPERGTVSSTLLAVTNDPAHAVCQFAPRAPDMADYEDYSAVLRGLLTGREE; this comes from the coding sequence ATGTGCCTGCTTGCCCTCCTTTATCAGCAGATTCCCGACGCACCGCTGGCCATTGCGGCCAACCGGGAAGAGTTTTTTGATCGCCCCTTTTTGCCGCCGCGCGTCGCGGGCACGCGCTGCCGGTATTTGGCCGGTATCGATCAGCGGGCCGGCGGTACCTGGCTGGGGGTCAACGAGCGCGGCCTGGTCGTAGCGGTCACGAACCGGCCTAAGGCCATCGTGCCTGAGCGGCCGCGCTCGCGTGGCCTGCTAACCTGTGACCTGTTGGAAATGACGACGATCGCCGACGCTGCCGCGCATTTGCGGCGGGAACTGGTCTCGGGGCATTACGCAGGCGCCAATTTCCTGCTCGCGGCGGCCAATGCGGGTTTGATCTTCGAAGCGGGCGACACGCTCTGCGAAACACCGCTGCGGCCGGGGCTACACCTGGTGACCAACGGCCCGGCAAATGATCCTGCGGACTCGCGCCAGCAATTGGCGCGGGAAATGTTTGCGGCGGCTCAACCAAAGGACACGGCTTCGTTTTTGGAAATCGCCCGCCGCGTCTGCCGGCAAGGGCCCGACGCCGCGGGGCGGTCGATCATCGTCCGCCGGCCCGAGCGCGGGACGGTTTCCTCAACGCTTCTGGCAGTGACGAACGATCCCGCCCACGCGGTTTGCCAGTTCGCGCCTCGCGCGCCGGATATGGCCGACTACGAGGACTATTCCGCGGTGCTGCGCGGGCTGCTTACGGGGCGAGAGGAATGA
- a CDS encoding HYExAFE family protein produces the protein MNRDNHYEAAFEEYLRARQVPYVAVDEARRTLAADASLKSLDFIVSSSSGYSWLVDVKGRRFPSGEQKQYWKNWSTRDDLTSLSRWEKLFGERFAALFVFAYNIHGDRAPLERKQLFEYDGALYGFVAIRLEYYATYARQISPRWDTVAMPVEQFRRFAQPVEALL, from the coding sequence ATGAACCGCGACAATCACTACGAAGCGGCTTTCGAAGAATATCTGCGGGCGCGCCAGGTGCCGTACGTGGCCGTCGACGAAGCACGCCGCACGCTGGCGGCCGACGCGTCGCTCAAGAGCCTCGACTTCATCGTTTCCTCGTCGAGTGGGTACTCCTGGCTGGTCGACGTGAAGGGGCGGCGATTCCCCTCGGGCGAGCAGAAGCAGTACTGGAAGAACTGGTCGACGCGCGACGATCTGACCAGCCTGTCGCGGTGGGAGAAGCTGTTCGGCGAGCGGTTTGCGGCGCTATTCGTGTTTGCTTACAATATTCATGGTGACCGCGCGCCGCTGGAGCGCAAGCAACTTTTCGAATACGACGGGGCCCTGTACGGGTTCGTCGCGATTCGACTCGAGTACTATGCCACTTACGCGCGGCAGATTTCTCCCCGCTGGGACACGGTAGCGATGCCGGTCGAGCAATTTCGCCGCTTCGCACAGCCGGTCGAAGCCTTGCTATGA